From Mustela erminea isolate mMusErm1 chromosome 1, mMusErm1.Pri, whole genome shotgun sequence, a single genomic window includes:
- the HESX1 gene encoding homeobox expressed in ES cells 1: MGQSQPRGRERPELSFRATHSRMAPSLPEGARLGESKPSPCSFSIESILGLDQKKDCVPSMKPHRPWADTCGSSASERLSLKRELSWYRGRRPRTAFTQNQIEVLENVFRVNCYPGIDIREDLARKLNLEEDRIQIWFQNRRAKLKRSHRESQFLMAKKNFNTNLLE, from the exons ATGGGGCAGAGCCAgccaagaggcagggagaggccagaGCTGTCGTTCCGGGCAACCCACTCGAGGATGGCTCCCAGTCTTCCGGAAGGTGCTCGGCTTGGAGAAAGCAAACCCTCGCCCTGCTCCTTTTCCATTGAGAGCATTTTAGGACTGGACCAGAAGAAAGACTGTGTTCCCTCAATGAAACCCCACAGGCCCTGGGCCGACACCTGCGGCTCCTCAG CCTCAGAAAGACTTTCGTTGAAAAGAGAGCTGAGTTGGTATCGAGGCCGGAGACCCAGAACTGCTTTTACTCAAAACCAG ATTGAAGTGTTAGAAAATGTCTTTAGAGTTAACTGCTATCCTGGCATTGACATCAGAGAAGACTTAGCTCGAAAATTGAATCTAGAGGAAGACAGAATCCAG aTCTGGTTCCAAAATCGGCGTGCAAAGCTAAAAAGGTCCCATAGAGAATCACAGTTTCTAATGgcgaaaaaaaatttcaacacgAATCTCCTGGAATAG